One genomic segment of Deltaproteobacteria bacterium includes these proteins:
- a CDS encoding alpha/beta hydrolase, protein MKALFPYHHPEDRPRAERWRRNLGAFVADSGFRSLAHLSGRLPMARPEWHGLGRVTDVAYRQENRPEFRLDIYRPRVAGPHPVVFYVHGGGFRMLSKDSHWLMGLLFARRGYLTFNVSYRLAPAHPFPAAIEDVCLAYQWVGRNLEAWGGDPGRVVVAGESAGGNLALALTLAATQRRPEFFARGVFEHAPRIQATLPACGMLQVSDPERFGRRRPIPRLLLDRLEEVRDCYLRDVDEERAGGLELADPLCVLESGVALDRRLPPFFTLCGTRDPLLDDSRRLHAALERRRVRSELAVYPGEAHVFHTFLWRRAAREAWRRTFRFLDSVPALQEEGGGSSAARNDP, encoded by the coding sequence GTGAAGGCGCTCTTCCCCTATCACCACCCCGAGGACCGCCCGCGCGCCGAGCGCTGGCGCCGCAACCTCGGCGCCTTCGTCGCCGACAGCGGCTTCCGCTCCCTGGCCCACCTCTCCGGGCGCCTGCCCATGGCGCGCCCCGAGTGGCACGGGCTCGGCCGGGTCACGGACGTGGCCTATCGCCAGGAGAACCGGCCCGAGTTCCGGCTCGACATCTACCGCCCGCGGGTCGCGGGCCCACACCCGGTCGTCTTCTACGTCCACGGCGGCGGCTTCCGGATGCTCTCCAAGGACAGCCACTGGCTGATGGGGCTGCTCTTCGCGCGCCGCGGCTACCTCACCTTCAACGTGAGCTACCGGCTGGCGCCAGCGCACCCCTTCCCGGCGGCCATCGAGGACGTCTGCCTCGCCTACCAGTGGGTGGGCCGGAACCTCGAGGCCTGGGGCGGCGATCCGGGGCGGGTGGTCGTCGCCGGGGAGTCGGCGGGCGGCAACCTCGCCCTGGCCCTGACCCTCGCCGCGACCCAGCGGCGTCCCGAGTTCTTCGCCCGGGGGGTCTTCGAGCACGCCCCCCGGATCCAGGCGACGCTGCCGGCCTGCGGGATGCTGCAGGTCAGCGACCCCGAGCGCTTCGGCCGGCGCCGCCCGATCCCGCGCCTGCTCCTGGATCGCCTGGAGGAGGTCCGCGACTGCTACCTGCGGGACGTCGACGAGGAGCGCGCCGGGGGGCTCGAGCTCGCCGATCCGCTCTGCGTCCTCGAGTCGGGCGTGGCCCTCGATCGGCGGCTGCCTCCCTTCTTCACCCTCTGCGGCACCCGGGACCCGCTCCTCGACGACAGCCGGCGGCTGCACGCCGCGCTCGAGAGGCGGCGGGTCCGCTCGGAGCTCGCCGTCTACCCCGGCGAGGCGCACGTCTTCCACACCTTCCTGTGGCGGCGCGCCGCCCGGGAGGCCTGGCGGCGGACCTTCCGCTTCCTGGACTCGGTGCCCGCCCTCCAGGAGGAGGGCGGCGGCAGCTCAGCAGCCCGGAACGACCCGTAG
- the lexA gene encoding transcriptional repressor LexA — MARTPPGRTRERVYRFMRERLLAGDSPSLREVQQAMGFAAVESARRQLERLVAEGRLEKASGRARGYRLPPGEEGDDAVPVRQVPLIGQVAAGPLEAAIEVPEGYVAFSMSGAAGEHFALRVQGESMIDAGILPGDVVIVRRQSEAPSGAIVVARVGEEATVKRLRRRGRRVELLAENPRVADIVPDPEALEILGVVVELRRQL; from the coding sequence GTGGCGCGTACCCCCCCAGGACGGACCCGCGAGAGGGTCTACCGCTTCATGCGGGAGCGGCTGCTGGCCGGCGACTCACCCAGCCTGCGAGAGGTGCAGCAGGCCATGGGCTTCGCCGCGGTGGAGAGCGCCCGCCGGCAGCTGGAGCGCCTGGTCGCCGAGGGGCGCCTCGAGAAGGCCAGCGGCCGCGCCCGGGGCTATCGCCTGCCGCCGGGAGAGGAGGGGGACGACGCCGTCCCGGTGCGGCAGGTGCCGCTGATCGGCCAGGTCGCGGCGGGTCCCCTCGAGGCGGCCATCGAGGTGCCCGAGGGCTACGTGGCGTTCTCGATGAGCGGCGCCGCCGGCGAGCACTTCGCGCTGCGGGTGCAGGGCGAGAGCATGATCGACGCGGGCATCCTGCCGGGCGACGTGGTCATCGTGCGCCGCCAGAGCGAGGCGCCCAGCGGCGCCATCGTGGTCGCCCGGGTCGGTGAGGAGGCGACGGTGAAGCGCCTGCGCCGCCGCGGCCGCCGGGTCGAGCTGCTGGCCGAGAACCCGAGGGTGGCTGACATCGTCCCCGACCCGGAGGCGCTCGAGATCCTCGGCGTCGTGGTCGAGCTGCGCCGCCAGCTCTAA
- a CDS encoding YceI family protein: MTIWKWTTLAGSTLLMAGLITGCPEKKAAPAPEAAPGEKAEEKVAAKEEEKPAPPAIPEGVEHLKNEKWVDGPDPEGVPAVDPKAANEAYGKVAGPGEAALAAACAADATKVYKLDPAVSRVGFVSYKNETVLVPGKFGDIHGFAVLGEKPALSFWANALTVNTGNEGRDKRVAKLFFEVEQGENAAMTFTASEITGLPAALPSEEGAAVELTVKGDLLMHGKTQGLEVPMTLKREGDAWTVEQRDLTLIPFEPFGLKGPLATLMEACNHKSIGTSVRLKLKLRVVPGC; the protein is encoded by the coding sequence ATGACGATCTGGAAGTGGACGACGCTGGCGGGCTCGACCCTGCTGATGGCGGGGCTCATCACCGGCTGCCCCGAGAAGAAGGCTGCGCCGGCCCCCGAGGCGGCGCCCGGGGAGAAGGCCGAGGAGAAGGTCGCGGCCAAGGAGGAGGAGAAGCCGGCCCCGCCCGCCATCCCCGAGGGCGTCGAGCACCTGAAGAACGAGAAGTGGGTGGACGGCCCGGATCCGGAGGGCGTCCCCGCGGTGGATCCGAAGGCCGCCAACGAGGCCTACGGCAAGGTCGCCGGCCCCGGCGAGGCGGCCCTGGCCGCGGCCTGCGCCGCGGACGCCACGAAGGTCTACAAGCTGGACCCCGCGGTCTCGCGGGTGGGCTTCGTCTCCTACAAGAACGAGACGGTGCTGGTGCCCGGCAAGTTCGGCGACATCCATGGCTTCGCCGTGCTCGGGGAGAAGCCCGCGCTCTCCTTCTGGGCCAACGCCCTGACCGTGAACACCGGCAACGAGGGCCGGGACAAGCGCGTCGCCAAGCTCTTCTTCGAGGTCGAGCAGGGTGAGAACGCGGCGATGACCTTCACCGCCAGCGAGATCACCGGCCTGCCCGCCGCGCTCCCCAGCGAGGAGGGCGCCGCGGTCGAGCTCACGGTGAAGGGCGACCTGCTGATGCACGGCAAGACGCAGGGCCTGGAGGTGCCAATGACGCTGAAGCGCGAGGGCGACGCCTGGACGGTGGAGCAGCGGGACCTGACCCTCATCCCCTTCGAGCCCTTCGGCCTGAAGGGTCCGCTGGCCACCCTGATGGAGGCCTGCAACCACAAGTCGATCGGCACCTCGGTGCGCCTGAAGCTGAAGCTACGGGTCGTTCCGGGCTGCTGA
- the ppdK gene encoding pyruvate, phosphate dikinase: protein MAQKHVYSFGGGKTEGNGTMKDILGGKGAGLAEMAKAKIPVPPGFTITTGTCLEFDRTKTLSPAVKKEILEAVASLEKRTGKEFGGGKNPLLVSVRSGAKVSMPGMMDTILNLGLTDETVEALAAKTNNPRFAYDSYRRFLQMFGDVVLGVEHHDFEHELAKSRKKYKAKTDADLSEKALRELVETYKKLIWKTTGKSFSQDPKTQLFQSIEAVFGSWSNPRAITYRRLNEIPHDIGTACNVQAMVFGNRGDTSGTGVGFTRDPATGERYLYGEFLMNAQGEDVVAGIRTPQPLLHLKQVMPKAFKQLAEIAENLERYYKDMQDFEFTIEDGELFMLQTRSGKRTGLASVRIATEMVDEGLITKKMAVQRVEPTQLLQLLHPVFDPAARKKYGVDAKGLNASPGAASGEVVFTADEAVARTEKGKAVVLVRQETSPEDIHGMAVAKGVLTAAGGMTSHAAVVGRQMGKPSVVGCDALRIDMAKGTLRIGGKTLRQGDPISIDGTTGEVICAALPTTPSEVVQAIQGNKAARKKPLFKVYDKLMSWADEYRKLKVRANADSGVDARRAVGFGAEGIGLCRTEHMFFEEDRLPWMKKMILSESDKERAACLKKILPMQRKDFTAIFKEMGGRPVTIRLLDPPLHEFLPRHDELKVEIAVMKATKKKKNKDGVPLAELEALLERVEELSEFNPMLGWRGCRLGLLVPEIIEMQARAIFEAAVQVKQKGIDVKPEVMIPLVGEARELAHQRAIVVRVAQEVLAKKKVKLAYQVGTMIEVPRGALLADEVAKEAEFFSFGTNDLTQMTFGFSRDDAGKFLSAYVEKGILPRDPFVSVDVEGVGQLMKMAVAKGRGTRPNMKCGICGEHGGEPRSVAFCHSIGLNYVSCSPFRIPVARLAAAQANLAEKAAARNGVKKGKAKKAGNGKRAEARA from the coding sequence ATGGCTCAGAAGCACGTCTATTCGTTCGGTGGCGGTAAGACCGAGGGCAACGGCACGATGAAGGACATCCTCGGTGGCAAGGGCGCCGGCCTGGCCGAGATGGCCAAGGCGAAGATCCCGGTCCCGCCGGGCTTCACCATCACCACCGGCACCTGCCTCGAGTTCGACCGGACCAAGACCCTCTCGCCGGCCGTGAAGAAGGAGATCCTCGAGGCGGTGGCCTCGCTGGAGAAGCGCACCGGCAAGGAGTTCGGCGGCGGCAAGAACCCGCTGCTGGTCTCCGTTCGCTCCGGCGCGAAGGTCTCCATGCCGGGCATGATGGACACCATCCTGAACCTCGGCCTCACCGACGAGACCGTCGAGGCCCTCGCCGCGAAGACCAACAACCCGCGCTTCGCCTACGACTCCTACCGCCGCTTCCTGCAGATGTTCGGTGACGTGGTCCTCGGCGTGGAGCACCACGACTTCGAGCACGAGCTGGCCAAGTCCCGGAAGAAGTACAAGGCCAAGACCGACGCGGACCTCTCCGAGAAGGCGCTGCGGGAGCTGGTCGAGACCTACAAGAAGCTCATCTGGAAGACGACCGGCAAGAGCTTCTCGCAGGACCCCAAGACCCAGCTCTTCCAGTCCATCGAGGCCGTCTTCGGCAGCTGGAGCAACCCGCGGGCCATCACCTACCGGCGGCTCAACGAGATCCCGCACGACATCGGCACCGCCTGCAACGTGCAGGCGATGGTCTTCGGGAACCGGGGCGACACCTCGGGCACCGGCGTGGGCTTCACCCGCGACCCGGCCACCGGTGAGCGCTACCTCTACGGCGAGTTCCTGATGAACGCCCAGGGCGAGGACGTGGTCGCGGGCATCCGCACCCCGCAGCCCCTGCTCCACCTCAAGCAGGTGATGCCCAAGGCCTTCAAGCAGCTGGCCGAGATCGCCGAGAACCTCGAGCGCTACTACAAGGACATGCAGGACTTCGAGTTCACCATCGAGGACGGTGAGCTCTTCATGCTGCAGACCCGCTCGGGCAAGCGCACCGGCCTCGCCTCGGTGCGCATCGCCACCGAGATGGTGGACGAGGGCCTGATCACCAAGAAGATGGCGGTGCAGCGGGTCGAGCCGACTCAGCTCCTCCAGCTCCTCCACCCGGTCTTCGATCCGGCCGCCCGCAAGAAGTACGGCGTCGACGCCAAGGGGCTGAACGCCTCTCCCGGCGCCGCCTCCGGTGAGGTGGTCTTCACCGCCGACGAGGCCGTGGCCCGCACCGAGAAGGGCAAGGCCGTCGTCCTGGTGCGCCAGGAGACCAGCCCCGAGGACATCCACGGCATGGCCGTCGCCAAGGGCGTGCTCACCGCCGCCGGCGGCATGACCTCCCACGCCGCCGTCGTCGGCCGCCAGATGGGCAAGCCCTCGGTCGTGGGCTGCGACGCCCTCCGGATCGACATGGCGAAGGGCACCCTGCGCATCGGCGGCAAGACCCTGCGCCAGGGCGACCCCATCTCCATCGACGGCACCACCGGCGAGGTGATCTGCGCCGCGCTGCCCACCACGCCCTCCGAGGTGGTGCAGGCCATCCAGGGCAACAAGGCCGCCCGGAAGAAGCCCCTCTTCAAGGTCTACGACAAGCTGATGAGCTGGGCGGACGAGTACCGCAAGCTGAAGGTCCGGGCGAACGCCGACAGCGGCGTCGACGCGCGGCGGGCCGTGGGCTTCGGCGCCGAGGGCATCGGCCTCTGCCGCACGGAGCACATGTTCTTCGAGGAGGACCGCCTCCCTTGGATGAAGAAGATGATCCTCTCCGAGTCGGACAAGGAGCGGGCCGCCTGCCTCAAGAAGATCCTGCCGATGCAGCGCAAGGACTTCACGGCCATCTTCAAGGAGATGGGCGGGCGTCCGGTGACCATCCGCCTCCTCGACCCGCCGCTGCACGAGTTCCTGCCCCGGCACGACGAGCTGAAGGTCGAGATCGCCGTGATGAAGGCGACCAAGAAGAAGAAGAACAAGGACGGCGTGCCCCTGGCCGAGCTCGAGGCCCTGCTCGAGCGGGTCGAGGAGCTCTCCGAGTTCAACCCCATGCTGGGCTGGCGCGGCTGCCGCCTCGGCCTGCTGGTGCCCGAGATCATCGAGATGCAGGCGCGGGCCATCTTCGAGGCCGCGGTGCAGGTGAAGCAGAAGGGCATCGACGTGAAGCCCGAGGTGATGATCCCCCTCGTCGGTGAGGCCCGCGAGCTCGCCCACCAGCGGGCCATCGTCGTCCGGGTCGCCCAGGAGGTGCTGGCCAAGAAGAAGGTGAAGCTCGCCTACCAGGTCGGGACCATGATCGAGGTGCCCCGCGGCGCCCTGCTGGCGGACGAGGTCGCCAAGGAGGCCGAGTTCTTCAGCTTCGGGACCAACGACCTGACCCAGATGACCTTCGGCTTCAGCCGCGACGACGCCGGCAAGTTCCTCTCCGCCTACGTGGAGAAGGGCATCCTGCCGCGCGACCCCTTCGTCTCGGTGGACGTCGAGGGCGTGGGCCAGCTCATGAAGATGGCCGTGGCCAAGGGCCGCGGCACCCGCCCCAACATGAAGTGCGGCATCTGCGGCGAGCACGGCGGTGAGCCGCGCAGCGTCGCCTTCTGCCACTCCATCGGCCTGAACTACGTCTCCTGCTCGCCCTTCCGGATCCCGGTGGCGCGGCTGGCGGCGGCGCAGGCCAACCTCGCCGAGAAGGCCGCGGCCAGGAACGGCGTGAAGAAGGGCAAGGCCAAGAAGGCCGGCAACGGCAAGCGTGCGGAGGCCCGTGCGTGA
- a CDS encoding CaiB/BaiF CoA-transferase family protein, with the protein MKLKVLDLSRLLPGPFASQILADLGAEVLKVEDPLGGDYLRWMPPLKGSTSVLFAALNRGKRSLALSLKSEAGREVFLDLLRQGWDIVLESFRPGVMDRLGLSEALLRAAAPGLILCSISGFGAEGEDAPRAGHDLGYISRAGVAHLLGRAGEAPVVPGVQIADLAGGAYPAACGILAAALQREQTGEGAHLQISMTHAAASLLTAGFAGATGGGEPLARGELVLGGGAPCYGFYACADGKQLAVAALEPQFWERFCAALELPELSGRGLDRGEAGAEVRATLEARFATKPQAEWEAFFREHDCCVEPVREGLEALDDPYLGLRERMVSARLPGEEEALEVLPTPLADPATAPTEVPGLGEHTGEVLRSLGYDADRIEALATEGVIGGA; encoded by the coding sequence ATGAAGCTCAAGGTGCTGGACCTCTCGCGCCTGCTGCCGGGTCCCTTCGCCTCCCAGATCCTCGCGGATCTGGGGGCCGAGGTCCTCAAGGTCGAGGACCCCCTCGGCGGTGACTACCTGCGGTGGATGCCACCCCTGAAGGGCTCGACCTCGGTGCTCTTCGCGGCGCTGAACCGCGGGAAGCGCTCCCTGGCCCTCTCGTTGAAGAGCGAGGCGGGAAGGGAGGTCTTCCTCGACCTGCTGCGCCAGGGCTGGGACATCGTCCTCGAGTCCTTCCGGCCCGGGGTGATGGACCGCCTCGGCCTCTCCGAGGCCCTGCTGCGCGCAGCCGCGCCCGGGCTCATCCTCTGCTCGATCAGCGGCTTCGGCGCCGAGGGCGAGGACGCGCCGCGGGCGGGCCACGATCTGGGCTACATCTCCCGGGCGGGCGTCGCGCACCTCCTGGGCCGCGCCGGTGAGGCCCCCGTGGTCCCCGGCGTGCAGATCGCCGATCTGGCCGGCGGCGCCTACCCGGCGGCGTGTGGCATCCTCGCCGCCGCGCTGCAGCGGGAGCAGACGGGGGAGGGGGCGCACCTCCAGATCTCCATGACCCACGCCGCCGCCTCGCTGCTCACCGCGGGCTTCGCCGGCGCCACCGGCGGGGGAGAGCCCCTGGCCCGGGGGGAACTGGTCCTGGGGGGTGGGGCGCCCTGCTATGGCTTCTACGCCTGCGCGGACGGCAAGCAGCTGGCCGTGGCCGCCCTCGAGCCCCAGTTCTGGGAGCGCTTCTGCGCCGCGCTGGAGCTGCCCGAGCTCTCGGGGCGCGGCCTCGATCGGGGGGAGGCCGGGGCCGAGGTCCGCGCGACCCTGGAGGCCCGCTTCGCCACGAAGCCCCAGGCCGAGTGGGAGGCCTTCTTCCGGGAGCACGACTGCTGTGTCGAGCCGGTGCGGGAGGGGTTGGAGGCGCTGGACGATCCGTATCTGGGGTTGCGCGAGCGGATGGTCTCCGCCCGCCTGCCGGGGGAGGAGGAGGCGCTGGAGGTGCTCCCCACGCCGCTGGCCGATCCGGCCACGGCGCCGACCGAGGTGCCGGGGTTGGGGGAGCACACCGGGGAGGTCTTGCGATCCCTTGGCTACGATGCGGACCGAATCGAAGCTCTGGCGACCGAAGGGGTCATCGGGGGCGCCTAG
- a CDS encoding CehA/McbA family metallohydrolase: MRRHLQLLIAAIVITPLALVASCPKKGGGGGDDPCENFTGVCLDITAHVTEAGTGASAKQATEADLIGGVAAQGRAGDYILQNDKIRVVVQGANRSAGISPWGGNILDADIVRGAGEEDADGFDELFFLINFGRTLKVNEVKVFRDGSEGGSAVLAVAGTDTLNDILNVPYLLENALGALGKVWVDPDLDMDLNITTFYILDPGATKVRMVTVFRNDSAAAYPLFVVEQFARGGYATLFNPARNSGGRFGYPDLVPEAADLYLAHVTPETAYGWLPVDVFGERGLPNMAMTISGTTSVLLGGESLFDFTGTERPATLPSGAVELQPGEQDVIIRDFVVARDLAGVTAEYEANLGSSLGQVNGTVTIPGGIPANTRVSVLDGSLPVSGFMVESDGTFSGRLAAGSYTLQVDAPGFPYSNTVDLTVAGGDTLTPALTVAETATVTVNARDRAGNLMPGKVTLICPAACPKPLRSTGRRFRDVDYDGWPLNVQHIGWIPATGTLTFQVPPGDYQVVVSRGIEYSTFPADWPTGQHTITAAVGTPVTVEAELDRVIDTTGWISSDLHVHGVNSPDAPILHLDRVASMVAENVEIMVATDHDFITDWAPYVTQAGADGVMKTIVGQEMTTFDWGHVNAFPLFEDPAEVQGGALDWGNGEAETHSPGTVFQLLKDMPGPTEKVVQLNHPRGGLGYFTSIGMDFATGKTATDPAYLHMSTSIVNGDDTGLFDDGFTAMEILNGRSFGDFAPRFADWIALHQRGLARTATAVSDTHKAYAGDMGNPLTYVAVTPATETPQTFDEAEFIANLNAGRAIGTTGPFVGLTASNPAGDTTGVGGTLTLAAPGDAVTLSVEVQIPTWMTFDAIEVYSNIDGFDAVPYAQMADLPTPTFTATVDLSTETPVLGAGISDPAAPHRRYVISRTFTANPTADAWYVVVVRGAAATGFPVILDESPPIAFTNALFVDADGGGYTAPKTFESGPRRPGARHLPPWQLTGKEPSEAEKIERLRHFAHTH, from the coding sequence ATGCGCCGCCACCTTCAGCTCCTGATCGCCGCAATCGTCATCACCCCGCTCGCCCTCGTCGCGAGCTGCCCCAAGAAGGGCGGCGGCGGCGGTGACGATCCCTGCGAGAACTTCACCGGCGTCTGCCTCGACATCACCGCCCACGTCACCGAGGCCGGCACCGGCGCCTCGGCGAAGCAGGCCACCGAGGCCGACCTCATCGGCGGCGTCGCCGCCCAGGGTCGGGCCGGTGACTACATCCTCCAGAACGACAAGATCCGGGTCGTGGTCCAGGGCGCCAACCGCTCGGCCGGCATCTCCCCCTGGGGCGGGAACATCCTCGACGCCGACATCGTCCGGGGCGCCGGAGAAGAGGACGCCGACGGCTTCGACGAGCTCTTCTTCCTCATCAACTTCGGGCGGACCCTGAAGGTCAACGAGGTGAAGGTCTTCCGCGACGGCAGCGAGGGCGGCAGCGCCGTGCTCGCCGTGGCCGGCACCGACACCCTCAACGACATCCTCAACGTCCCCTACCTGCTCGAGAACGCGCTGGGGGCCCTGGGCAAGGTCTGGGTCGATCCCGACCTCGACATGGACCTGAACATCACCACCTTCTACATCCTCGATCCCGGGGCCACGAAGGTGCGGATGGTCACGGTCTTCCGCAACGACAGCGCGGCGGCCTACCCCCTCTTCGTCGTCGAGCAGTTCGCGCGGGGCGGCTACGCCACCCTCTTCAACCCCGCCCGCAACAGCGGCGGCCGCTTCGGCTACCCGGACCTGGTCCCCGAGGCCGCCGACCTCTACCTGGCCCACGTCACCCCCGAGACGGCCTACGGCTGGCTCCCGGTCGATGTCTTCGGTGAGCGCGGCCTGCCCAACATGGCGATGACCATCTCGGGCACGACCAGCGTGCTCCTCGGCGGCGAGAGCCTCTTCGACTTCACCGGCACCGAGCGCCCGGCCACCCTCCCCTCCGGCGCCGTCGAGCTCCAGCCGGGTGAGCAGGACGTGATCATCCGCGACTTCGTCGTCGCCCGCGACCTCGCCGGCGTCACCGCCGAGTACGAGGCGAACCTCGGCTCGAGCCTGGGCCAGGTGAACGGCACCGTCACCATCCCCGGCGGCATCCCCGCCAACACCCGGGTCTCCGTCCTGGACGGCAGCCTCCCGGTCTCCGGCTTCATGGTCGAGAGCGACGGCACATTCTCGGGCCGGCTCGCCGCGGGCAGCTACACCCTGCAGGTCGACGCCCCGGGCTTCCCCTACTCCAACACCGTCGATCTCACGGTGGCCGGCGGTGACACCCTCACGCCCGCCCTCACCGTCGCCGAGACCGCGACGGTCACCGTCAACGCGAGGGATCGGGCCGGCAACCTCATGCCCGGCAAGGTGACCCTCATTTGCCCCGCCGCCTGCCCCAAGCCCCTGCGCTCCACCGGGCGCCGCTTCCGGGACGTCGACTACGACGGCTGGCCCCTGAACGTGCAGCACATCGGCTGGATCCCCGCCACCGGCACCCTCACCTTCCAGGTGCCTCCGGGTGACTACCAGGTGGTGGTCAGCCGCGGCATCGAGTACTCGACCTTCCCGGCCGACTGGCCCACCGGCCAGCACACCATCACCGCCGCGGTCGGCACCCCGGTCACCGTCGAGGCCGAGCTCGACCGGGTCATCGACACCACCGGCTGGATCAGCTCCGATCTCCACGTCCACGGCGTGAACAGCCCCGACGCCCCCATCCTCCACCTCGACCGCGTCGCCTCGATGGTCGCCGAGAACGTCGAGATCATGGTCGCCACCGACCACGACTTCATCACCGACTGGGCGCCCTACGTCACCCAGGCCGGCGCCGACGGCGTGATGAAGACGATCGTCGGCCAGGAGATGACCACCTTCGACTGGGGTCACGTGAACGCCTTCCCCCTCTTCGAGGATCCCGCCGAGGTGCAGGGCGGCGCCCTCGACTGGGGCAACGGCGAGGCCGAGACCCACTCGCCGGGCACCGTCTTCCAGCTCCTCAAGGACATGCCCGGCCCCACCGAGAAGGTCGTCCAGCTCAACCACCCCCGCGGCGGCCTGGGCTACTTCACCTCCATCGGCATGGACTTCGCCACCGGCAAGACCGCCACCGATCCGGCCTACCTCCACATGTCCACGAGCATCGTGAACGGGGACGACACCGGCCTCTTCGACGACGGCTTCACCGCCATGGAGATCCTCAACGGCCGCAGCTTCGGCGACTTCGCGCCGCGCTTCGCCGACTGGATCGCGCTGCACCAGCGGGGCCTCGCCCGCACCGCCACCGCCGTGAGCGACACCCACAAGGCCTACGCCGGCGACATGGGCAACCCCCTGACCTACGTCGCCGTGACGCCCGCCACCGAGACCCCGCAGACCTTCGACGAGGCCGAGTTCATCGCGAACCTCAACGCCGGCCGGGCCATCGGCACCACCGGCCCCTTCGTCGGCCTCACGGCCAGCAACCCCGCGGGCGACACCACCGGCGTCGGCGGCACCCTCACCCTGGCCGCCCCCGGTGACGCGGTGACCCTGAGCGTCGAGGTGCAGATCCCGACCTGGATGACCTTCGACGCCATCGAGGTCTACTCCAACATCGACGGCTTCGACGCGGTGCCCTACGCCCAGATGGCCGACCTGCCCACCCCGACCTTCACCGCCACCGTCGATCTCTCGACGGAGACCCCGGTCCTCGGCGCGGGCATCAGTGATCCGGCCGCGCCCCACCGGCGCTACGTGATCAGCCGGACCTTCACCGCGAACCCCACCGCCGACGCCTGGTACGTGGTCGTGGTCCGCGGCGCCGCCGCCACCGGCTTCCCGGTCATCCTCGACGAGAGCCCGCCCATCGCCTTCACCAACGCCCTCTTCGTCGACGCCGACGGCGGCGGCTACACCGCCCCGAAGACCTTCGAGAGCGGCCCCCGGCGCCCCGGCGCGCGCCACCTGCCCCCCTGGCAGCTCACGGGCAAGGAGCCCAGCGAGGCCGAGAAGATCGAGCGGCTGCGCCACTTCGCCCACACCCACTGA
- a CDS encoding MGMT family protein: protein MPAAVPEGPLALPFDCRWGEALLVWSPAGIHELYLPDPLASRRRRQAPARQPRTIADEAGARHRPPIVSRRRAGAIARAIADRIAGHLEGELDDFLDLELIYPEKATRFRLAVWEAARRVPPGLVLSYGELAEEVGRPGAARAVGTAMKETPFPLLVPAHRVIGAGRRPGGWTGPGGVSRKLALLEIEGVDLLG from the coding sequence ATGCCCGCCGCCGTCCCAGAGGGCCCCCTGGCCCTGCCCTTCGACTGCCGCTGGGGGGAAGCCCTCCTGGTGTGGAGCCCGGCGGGGATCCACGAGCTCTACCTGCCCGATCCGCTCGCCTCGCGGCGGCGGCGGCAGGCACCGGCGAGGCAGCCCCGGACGATCGCCGACGAGGCCGGCGCCCGCCACCGGCCGCCGATCGTCAGCCGCCGGCGGGCCGGGGCGATCGCCCGCGCGATCGCCGATCGGATCGCCGGCCACCTCGAGGGCGAGCTGGACGACTTCCTCGACCTCGAGCTGATCTACCCGGAGAAGGCCACGCGCTTCCGCCTGGCGGTCTGGGAGGCGGCCCGGCGGGTCCCCCCCGGGCTCGTGCTCTCCTACGGGGAGCTGGCCGAGGAGGTGGGGCGGCCGGGGGCAGCCCGGGCCGTGGGCACGGCCATGAAGGAGACCCCCTTCCCCCTGCTCGTGCCGGCCCACCGGGTGATCGGCGCCGGGCGGCGGCCCGGGGGGTGGACCGGCCCGGGAGGGGTGAGCCGCAAGCTGGCGCTCCTGGAGATCGAGGGGGTCGATCTCCTCGGCTAG
- a CDS encoding SCP2 sterol-binding domain-containing protein — MADSCKQYFDEILPAKLSAHPELAEKVGAIYQFKITGEGGGDWTVDLVKNEVREGDDADAKCTVTVADADFLKVIDGSLNAQMAFMSGKLKIGGDLSLAMKLGEVLKA; from the coding sequence ATGGCCGACTCCTGCAAGCAGTACTTCGACGAGATTCTCCCCGCGAAGCTCTCCGCCCACCCCGAGCTGGCCGAGAAGGTCGGCGCGATCTACCAGTTCAAGATCACCGGTGAGGGTGGCGGCGACTGGACCGTGGACCTCGTCAAGAACGAGGTGCGCGAGGGTGACGACGCCGACGCCAAGTGCACGGTGACCGTGGCCGACGCCGACTTCCTCAAGGTGATCGATGGATCCCTCAACGCCCAGATGGCCTTCATGAGCGGCAAGCTGAAGATCGGCGGGGACCTCTCCCTGGCCATGAAGCTCGGCGAGGTCCTCAAGGCCTGA